CAGGCGCTCAGCTCCGGACCGCCGGGCGCCACGGGCTCCGTGTGGTCCACGGCAGCCCGGTCCTGCCCGCGCTTCCACAGCTCATAGCGCTCGGGCTGCAGGATGCGCACGAAGGCGTCCATGGAAAAGGTGACCCTGGCCTCCCCGCAGCTGCACTGCGAGGCCACCTTGCCATAATCGATCCAGCGCGGGGTGGCGAAGTTGATGGCTTCGGCGCAGTTGAAGCCGTGGTTGAAGCCAGAGTGGTAGCCATAGGGAAAGGTCACCATGAACTCGCCCGCCTCCTGCGTGATCCGACTGAACGGGATCCCGTTGTCCTTGAGCACCGTGGGCGAGATGAGAGCCACCTTGTGCCGCAGGAAGGCCTCGCAGGCGCGGGCGCTGCCCGGGAAAAGCTCCTTGGCCAGGCGTTCCAGGCGCTGGCCGTGCTCTGGGGGCACCGCGTACCAAGTCTTGGGCTCCCCGAAGTGCAGGTAGTTGATGCTGTACAGGTCCATGTCCTCCGTGTGCCAGGCGAACGTGGTCTTCCACATGCCGAAGTACAGGTAGGGGGTGTTCACGCCCTCGATCACCACGCCGCACTCCTGCTCCAGCAGGTCCTGGATGGTTCCCAGGTGTCCCAGGTTCCACTCTTTGGTGTTTTCATCGAACAAGGAGCCGCTGATGTCAGCGCCATAGATGGGAGAATCGTAGAGTCGCGTCTTCCAGTATTTTCGCTCCAAATCCTCAAACCCCGAGTGTGGTGGAGTCTGATACTTCCCACTGTTTGCCAGACGGCAGTACTCGCCCACTGTCgtggctttcttctttttatggtatTGAGTAAACACACCTGCCTGCCCGGAGACCACCTGCTGGAGGGGAGTTGCAATTAGGATGTCACTGATGTCGTCATAGGTCGGCCTGGCCCTCCATTCCTTGGGTGGAATCACCTTGGCGAGGCCTGCTCGGTGTGCACCCTGGGATTCCATGTAAGCAATGTACTTATCAAAATCATTAAACTCTTCTTTGGTTGGATGAAATATCATTATGGTACAGCTTGGGTTCTGAGCACAGCTGGCCTTAGACTTCATAGCTTCCATTAATAAGCACCAAGCTTCACAAAGTTTTTCAGTATGTTCTAGATAGTTGAGGATACTGGAaaatgctatattttaaaaaatgggtttgaGAGTCTGAGTCACTAGGAACCACCAATGGAcctttatgaaaatgaaatgataatgtTTCTTAGGCTTGCTGATTCACCAGCGAATGACGCTCTGGGAGGAAGAGTTGCCTAGAACTAGCACCGGTTAAGCCTGTGCTGCTCTTCAGTCGCTACTCAGCTCTGTTCCCTGGAGGTCTATTGAATCACTCAGTCTTGGGTGATTATACAGGTTATTTCTTCAGGGCAGTGTTTAAACAAAGCCTAAAAGGAAGAATACAGAAGGGTTGAAAATTAATGTTGCAAAAGTTATTAGAGAGTTACAAATAAAATACCATTATGGAATATTATTGCACACTCAAAGAAAGGCTAGAAGTTTATAAGATTAACAAAACAAGAGGTGGTGTGGATGTGGAACAATGTGGAGGGGTTATATTCTAATAAAGAGAATGGAAATCATTACAttcactttggaaaactatttGGTCAGTATACACTAAAATTGAGCATCTGCTTGTGTAAAATTGAACACATGCCTGTGCTATGGTTGAACTGTTCCCACAATGTGCATGGCTCTGCACTGACAGTCACCTCCAAGAATGTCTATAACATTATTTCTAGTGGGCAAATactggaaacagcctaaatgCCCATCAGCAGTAGAATAAATATGTGatagtatatccatataatggaatacaatACAGCAATGAggacaaaaaattacaaagaaatataagaataattttataatcattatactaagcaaaatcaTCCAGTCTCAAAAGAATACCTACTccattattccatttttataaagataCAAATTAGGCAAAGTAATCTATATTAGAAGTCAGAGTAGTGATTAcctttggaaaagagagagattgtgCATGGGGACATAAGGGTGCCTCTGGAGCATATTAATATTCTTGTTTTGAACCTGGGTGCTggttacacagccatcagaagaGCTAGTTGTGATAATTCACTAAGCTATGATGATTGTCACAAACTTCCATATGTTTATCTAAAAATAGAGCTTAGATGGAGCTCAACCACAATACTAGGGTACATAGACCCCACATAGTGAACACCTCTGAAGTGCCTGGTTCTAGTGAATAGGGGGCATTGTGCTGTAGGGCACCACAGGACCTCTTTTTTTATAGGGCCACCACTTTCCAAGATCGgtacatagctgactttcctattgggaaacagacacagagagtttaacaaaatgaggagacagagaatatgtcccaaatgaaagaagaggacaaaaccacagaaaaagagctaaatgaaatgtagacaagcaatatgcctgataaagaattaaatgtagtggtcataaagatactcagggacttgaggagagaggggaggatcTCAGTGAAACcttcaacagagagaaaatatttaaaaaaaaccaatcaGAGAAAAGGAACTCAGtaactgaaattgaaaaaaaaaatacactgaaggGAATCAATAGCAGATGAGAGGAGGCAGAAGAGCAGATCAGCAACTTGGAATACAGGGCAATGGAAAGCAACAAAgctgaaaagcagaaagaaaaaaagagtaataaaaaatgagaataggttaAGGGAACTCCATGACATCATCCAGGGAATAACATTTGAATTATAGGAGCCTTGGAATATGAGAGAGAACggggaagaaaatttatttgaagaaataactaaaaactttcctaatatggggaaggaaacaagacatttaaatccaagaagcacagagagaCCCCAACAAAATTAACCCAAAGAGGTCCATACCAAGAcatgtaataattaaaatggcaaagctagtagaggagaattttaaaagcagaaagagaaaagaaaacagttacatatggaaaaaaaaaaacctataaggCTACCAGCTAACTTTTTAGTAAAAACTTTGTAGGCCAGGAgaaaatggcatgatatattcaaagtactgaaagaaatagacttgcaaccaagaatactcttaCCTAGCACCATTATCATTtggaataaaaggaaagacaaagagtTTCCCAAGACAATTTcagtaattaaatgtaaatgggctaaatgctctaatcaaaaaaCATAGAGTGACAAAGGAGTATACTACATAATGATAAACGGaataatccaacaagaggatataacaactgtaaatgtgcacccaatatgggagcagctagATACATAAAGAGACTATTGATtgacataaaggaagaaattgacagtaattcagtaatagtagggggctttaacCCCCACtatatcaatggatagatcatgcagacagaaaatcacaaggaaacagtggctttgaaatGACCCAATGGACCAGATAGACCTAACATATAAACTCAGAATATTCCAAACCCGAACAGtggaatgcacattcttttcaagtgcacatggaatattctccagaagagatcacattagaccacaaaataagtctcagtaaattcaaaaatactgaaatcataTCATGTGTCCTTTCTGACTAGAACactatgaaaccagaaatcaagaaaaaatctggaaagaactaaaatacaTGGATGCTAAATACTATTAAACAATAAATGgttcaaccaagaaatcaaagaggaaataaaaaaatacatgggaaacaaaaaaaaaagaaaaagaaaaaacaacagtccaaaatcttgggatgaaaaaaaagttgtcctaaaagggaagtttatagcagtaGAGgtttacctcaagaaacaagaacagtctcaaataaacaacccaaACTCATACctaaaagagctaaaaaaaaaaaagaagaacaaagctcaAAGCCaataggaagaaggaaataaaaaggattagagcagaataaatgaaatagagacttaaaaaatctaataaaacagCTCAATGAAACCAGGATAAGATAAATTTGATAAACCTTTAgtcagacttatcaagaaaaaagagagaggactcccaataaataaaatcagatacaaaggagaagaaataactgACACCccagaaataaagaacatttttaaagttttttttatttttttaaagattttatttatttatttgacagacagagatcacaagtaggcagagagacaggcagagagcgaggaagggaagcaggctccctgctgagcaaagagctggacatgggactcgatcccaggaccctgggatcatgacctgagccaaaggcagaggccttaagccactgagccacccaggtgcccaataaagaagatttttaatcCCAatatacttaacatacagtgttgtattagtttcagttgtacaatatagtgattcaacaattctacacattaccATGTTGAGCATTGggtaatatatagaattgctgaatcattacattgtatacctgaatCTAAAATAACATTGCCTGTTaattataccacaataaaaaagaaaaataataaaaataaaataaagatagagTTTAGGTATTAAGCTAGCACTAAAGAAGATGAAGATACATATTTCATTGTACTAAAAGGAatagtgaataaaaataaataataaacaccgAATTGAAGGAGCTTGAAATTAGATAGGAGGAGAGGAAACAAATGACAAGGAATAAGGATGAAATTAATGAAAGATAATACATACAAAACAAGGATGAAGACCAAAACTGTTCTTTGAAGAGACTAATAAAAACACACCATGAATATAACTGATCATAAGAGAGAAGATAATAGGCAAGACTAGAAATTAAGTATTGCACAAATCTAGtaatacagtagaaaaaaaattaatctccaAAGAGAATCTTCTTGGTATCCTGAcatcaaaattttcaaaaaagaataacTTTCTACAGAGGAAACATAGCCAAAATAGATCCAAGAAAAACTAGAAAgcataaacacaaaaatataagAATCCAATTCAAAGTATGACCTCTAAAAGCCCAAAAGATAGATCATATTGTAGGTGATTCTAGCAAACTTAACAGTTAACTCTTACTGATGCAAATTCTTTCAGAGTATAGAAAAGTTAGAAAGCTACTCAAATGAGGCCATTATCTTTGGCAACACAAtcagaaaaggacaaaaaaaattttaagctataGGCCATATTTAGTTATAAACATAGATGAAAGCTACACGGGATATTTTCCAACCAAATAAAGCaacatattaaaagaataatacctCATGACCAAATAGAATGTATCCCAGGAATGAAAGAATGATTCAACATCTGAAAATCTAATGATATAATTCAGAATAttaacaaagaaaatgagaaatattatCATCTTGTACGTACCAAAAAACCGTTTGATGAAATGacactcattcatgattttaaaattctttacttGTAAACCACTAAGAAATAGTTCTATAGTAAGATAAAGGATttcaatgtaaaaaatatatatagcaagCATCATTCTTAAcagtgaaacaaaaagaaacattcttaaccaaaaaaaaaaaaaaaacaaaaaaaaggcagCATGAATATGCTCTcactcagaatttaaaaaaaaatagatgcaacAGCTAAATACTTCATTAACACAATCTCAAGAGGTCCCTTAACACTGTTTGCTAATTCTTTTAAATTCctaatttcttagtttttctgCACTCCAAATATTGTTTTATCTTCCCCATCTTCAAATTTGAGCATGCCTACTCCATCCCTCTTAGAATCCTTCATATGTCCTAAAATTCCCTCCCTACCTGATCTGGCCCAAAAttacctcttaatttttttttcttttttaagatttatttttttaaaaatatcttatttatttatttgagagataaaaagagagagagagagagcacgagtttGGGTGGGGGCagtttgggggcagagggagaagcagactccccagtgtgCTGGGAGCCTGGcccagaactcaatcccaggactctggaatcatgacttgagctgaaggcaactgtttaaccaactgaaccacccaggagccccccaccaTTACCTCTTAATGCTCAACACCACCGCTTTCTACTTACCCCTTGCTCTTTCAGTTCCAACCACATTCCTGTGTCTCAAAAAAGCCtagagtgggggcgcctgggtggctcagctgcttaggCATcggccttttggctcaggtcatgatctctgggtcctgggatcgagccccacattgggcttcactgagcagggaatcggcttctctctctccttctgctccttccctccccactgctcattccactctctcaaataaataaataaagtcttaggaaaaaaaaaaatctgtagtacTCCTGCTTGATGGTCTTTGTACACAGAAAACTCTTACCTCCCTCAAGTCTCAGCTCAAATATCGCCTTCCCGATAGTCTTGTTTTGGGTGAGATGGTTTTCTGTCAAGAAAACAACTCCAAATGAAACCTGAACTGATGATCAGGACTTAAATATCTCTTCAAAATTCTAATCAAATTGGCTCCACCCAAACTCCATCATCTCTAGTCCAATCACAATTGAATCCAATCGACTAGCCAACCATGTCTTCTGAGGGAACCACCGCTCCTTGTTCTAGTAAATAGGCCTCGTTTTCAATGTTACCAGCCCACAAAGCATTGGTgttttgcctgattttttttttctcagagatttcttataagaaaataaagaataactaCCATCCTTCAACAAATCtgaaaccatatttttaaaaacattttacttatttatttgagagcgagagtaagtgcacaagcaggcaggaggggtagaaagaaagggagaagcagactccctactgagcagggaagctggatgcggggctcgatcccaagaccctgagatcatgacctgagatgaaaccagacgcttaactgactcagccaccaggGCGCCCcctgaaatcttattttaaaaataaaaacaatttgtaAGCTCCAACAGCTTTTCCTGCACCCAGAGCTACTGTGGCTGAAGAAACTGCTAAGAAGACGGGATGGAAGTGAGTCAGGAGAAGTGGCTGGAAGATGAAATGGAGAGGTTCACGCTGGGCTCTCTACTACACGATAAACCTAGGTTTACCTATGAGGGAGACAAATACACCGCTTTCTACTTACCCCTTGCTCTTTCAGTTCCAACCACATTCCTGTGTGGTTGGAACGGTGTGTGAAATCAGAGCAGGCTTCCTAGTGATCCTGAGTCCACTTGGAGTCACCTTACAAAATCACTGGAAATTTTGTGAGTGACTGTTTCTGGAAAGATTCCTTGGAAGTTTGCTAGACACCAAAAGCACATTCATATTCTGGGGTTCTACAAATTTTAGGGCCCTCCTAGGAACAGAAAGATTTCTCTGGCAACACTGCCAGCATGGGAGGAATAGTAGTATAGGAAAGCTGACACAGCTGTTAGAGCCCAAAACACCATTAGCATTTGGGTCTGCCCACGAAccatggggaagaaaagaaaaccttgccAAAGAAATGGGGTGAGGAGGAGCTCCTGGGAAGGAGCCAACCACATTATGGTTAGACACCAAGGCGTTTACTCTTACCTTAGATTTTCCCCCAATAAAACTACGAGCTATCACCTTAACTGCCACTGCTCGAAATAATGGAAACCACCCATATCTTCCACGGTTCCCAAGAGTCTTGGCACCAGAGGTCTCTCCACCTTATTCGAGGTCCATTCAGACAAAAGGAAGCTAAGGCTAGGGCCCAATCCTCTACCATCCCTGTCCCCCGGGGAGGTCACCACGGTTTCGTTTCTTTATTAACACAAATCCTTTTTCCTTTGGGTCTGGGGTCTGAGGCAAAAATAGCTAAGGAAGGGCTTGCTCTCTGTGACCTGGTGGCTTTTGTAGAAGTGTACCAAACAAATGTTTGCTGCAGACTCAAATGCCAATGGCAGGAGCACTTTGAGTCAGTGGTGGTAGCTCTGGACACCTTGGCTTTCGATGGACTCTAAGCCACTAAAGAATCTGCAGAGGTGGGATAAGGAGGATAAatactttcctctccttttccaacTTTAGTGTCAAAGGCCAAAAGGAGGGCTTGCAGCTGCTGGGACAATCTCTAGGTCTCTATAGAACTTGTTGCTAATAAATGCAGGCAAGGGGAGTAGATGACAATCTGGCTCATC
The genomic region above belongs to Neovison vison isolate M4711 chromosome 7, ASM_NN_V1, whole genome shotgun sequence and contains:
- the LOC122913476 gene encoding lysine-specific demethylase 4D-like, which produces MEAMKSKASCAQNPSCTIMIFHPTKEEFNDFDKYIAYMESQGAHRAGLAKVIPPKEWRARPTYDDISDILIATPLQQVVSGQAGVFTQYHKKKKATTVGEYCRLANSGKYQTPPHSGFEDLERKYWKTRLYDSPIYGADISGSLFDENTKEWNLGHLGTIQDLLEQECGVVIEGVNTPYLYFGMWKTTFAWHTEDMDLYSINYLHFGEPKTWYAVPPEHGQRLERLAKELFPGSARACEAFLRHKVALISPTVLKDNGIPFSRITQEAGEFMVTFPYGYHSGFNHGFNCAEAINFATPRWIDYGKVASQCSCGEARVTFSMDAFVRILQPERYELWKRGQDRAAVDHTEPVAPGGPELSAWREVRGPGRGTWSLRHLPPRRALRGPRPGAAGWSPRRRRRRLAPRQASPRPLPAQSSSSAAQCGAVPSCPSREPGPTGPQPPTPCAPGPRPSPGRCGPGRRPREQGAQGAQGPNLQARAKRRVLGGAGYPAPYFEAQPFPVDGGWVDKPAPPSPGLRQAAEASLSGCAPVP